The Victivallis lenta genome window below encodes:
- a CDS encoding urea amidolyase associated protein UAAP2, which translates to MVTRYLESSRKEADAVHVEIVKAGTGWMYPVRKGQILRIVDINGNQAVDTIFYNADNTAERYSVQQTVQRQRNALVGVGTDLMSSEDRVMLTVVADTCGDHDTLGSACSCESNMIRYGFGHRYQHACRESFLARLLAYGMDKRDQVNNLNFFMYVPLDERGNLNFADGISSPGKYIELEAKMNVLVLVSNCPQLNNPCNGYDPTPVKMIVWDPEGGCR; encoded by the coding sequence ATGGTTACCCGATATCTGGAAAGCTCCCGCAAGGAAGCCGACGCCGTCCACGTCGAAATCGTCAAGGCCGGAACCGGCTGGATGTATCCGGTCCGGAAAGGACAGATTCTGCGGATCGTCGACATCAACGGCAATCAGGCGGTCGACACCATTTTCTACAACGCCGACAATACCGCCGAACGTTACAGCGTGCAGCAGACCGTGCAGCGCCAGCGGAACGCGCTGGTCGGCGTCGGCACCGACCTGATGAGCAGCGAGGACCGCGTGATGCTGACGGTGGTGGCCGACACCTGCGGCGACCACGACACGCTCGGCAGCGCCTGCTCGTGCGAGAGCAACATGATCCGCTACGGTTTCGGCCACCGCTACCAGCACGCCTGCCGCGAAAGCTTCCTTGCCCGGCTGCTGGCGTACGGGATGGACAAGCGCGATCAGGTCAACAACCTGAATTTCTTCATGTACGTGCCGCTGGACGAGCGGGGCAATCTGAATTTCGCCGACGGCATTTCCTCGCCGGGCAAGTACATCGAACTTGAAGCGAAGATGAACGTGCTGGTGCTGGTCTCCAACTGTCCGCAGTTGAACAATCCCTGCAACGGCTATGATCCCACTCCGGTCAAGATGATCGTGTGGGACCCGGAAGGAGGCTGCCGATGA
- the atzF gene encoding allophanate hydrolase — translation MLTIKNLLHQYRTGRTTVRRRLTELYRTASEAPAGIWISLISEAQLEQYLARLERLSPDSLPLYGIPFAVKDNIDLAGIPTTAACPAYAYTPERSARVVELLVEAGAVPLGKTNMDQFATGLVGVRSPYGVTPNRLAPGYVAGGSSSGSAAALAHGLCSFSLGTDTAGSGRIPAAFNELVGVKPSRGLLSTRGVVPACRTLDCVSIFALTLEDAEILLEATAEFDPEDAYSRAAPKVNPLPRRWKFGVPRDEELEFFGNCAYRDAFSRAVRRMEAAGGKRVTIDFAPFLAAARLLYEGPWVFERYAAVGGFIESHPGAALPVIETIITPGQTPHPSEVFRGMYRLQECKAKADAELAKVDLLLTPTAGTIYRIGEVEADPIRLNSNLGYYTNYMNLLDYAALAIPAARAGKLPFGVTLVGRAFDDGRLLEAARRFRLAEPYTVAVCGAHLAGMPLHSELEELGARFLGSAETAPRYRMYALEKGSVPKPALLRTEKDGTSFYVELYELSENAFARFVARIPPPLGLGMLELRDGSRVSGFIGEAVAAECGRDISGFSDWRAYIRTCTKSEWKADSHAETNAV, via the coding sequence ATGCTGACGATCAAAAACTTATTACATCAGTACCGCACCGGGCGGACAACGGTGCGCCGCCGCCTGACCGAACTGTACCGGACCGCCTCCGAAGCGCCCGCCGGAATCTGGATCAGCCTGATTTCCGAAGCGCAGCTGGAACAGTATCTCGCCCGGCTGGAACGGTTGTCGCCGGACTCGCTGCCGCTTTACGGCATCCCGTTCGCAGTCAAAGACAACATCGACCTTGCCGGGATTCCGACCACGGCGGCCTGTCCGGCCTACGCCTACACTCCGGAGCGGTCGGCGCGGGTGGTCGAACTCCTGGTCGAAGCCGGCGCCGTGCCGCTCGGCAAAACCAATATGGACCAGTTCGCGACCGGGCTGGTCGGAGTACGCTCGCCGTATGGCGTGACCCCGAACCGACTTGCTCCCGGTTATGTGGCGGGCGGTTCGAGCAGCGGCTCGGCGGCGGCGCTGGCGCACGGACTGTGCAGCTTTTCGCTCGGTACCGATACCGCCGGTTCCGGACGGATTCCGGCGGCGTTCAATGAACTGGTCGGCGTCAAGCCGAGCCGGGGACTTCTGAGTACCCGCGGCGTGGTTCCGGCCTGCCGCACCCTCGACTGCGTATCGATCTTCGCATTGACGCTTGAAGATGCCGAAATTCTGCTGGAAGCCACCGCGGAATTCGATCCGGAAGACGCTTACAGCCGTGCCGCGCCGAAAGTGAATCCTCTGCCGCGCCGCTGGAAGTTCGGTGTGCCGCGCGACGAAGAACTTGAGTTCTTCGGGAACTGCGCCTACCGCGACGCATTTTCCCGCGCGGTGCGGCGGATGGAGGCGGCAGGCGGCAAGAGGGTGACGATCGACTTCGCGCCGTTTCTGGCCGCGGCGCGTCTGCTCTACGAAGGACCATGGGTATTCGAGCGTTACGCGGCGGTCGGCGGATTCATCGAGAGCCATCCCGGCGCGGCGCTTCCGGTGATCGAAACGATCATCACGCCCGGACAGACGCCGCATCCGTCGGAGGTGTTCCGGGGGATGTACCGGCTGCAGGAGTGCAAGGCGAAGGCCGACGCGGAATTGGCGAAGGTTGATCTGCTCCTGACTCCGACAGCCGGAACCATCTACCGGATCGGCGAAGTCGAAGCCGATCCGATCCGGCTCAACAGCAATCTCGGGTACTATACCAACTACATGAATCTGCTGGATTATGCCGCCCTTGCGATTCCGGCGGCGCGGGCCGGCAAACTGCCGTTCGGCGTGACGCTGGTCGGCAGGGCGTTCGACGACGGCAGGCTGCTGGAGGCGGCGCGGCGCTTCCGGCTGGCGGAACCGTACACCGTCGCGGTCTGCGGCGCGCACCTCGCCGGCATGCCGCTCCACTCGGAACTGGAGGAGCTTGGCGCCCGTTTTCTGGGAAGCGCCGAAACCGCTCCCCGCTACCGGATGTACGCGCTGGAAAAAGGGTCCGTGCCGAAACCGGCGCTGTTGCGAACGGAAAAAGACGGAACTTCATTTTACGTTGAACTTTACGAACTGTCCGAAAATGCTTTCGCCCGGTTCGTTGCCCGCATTCCGCCTCCGCTCGGCCTCGGCATGCTGGAACTCCGGGACGGCTCCCGCGTCTCCGGCTTCATCGGCGAGGCCGTGGCAGCAGAGTGCGGCCGCGATATCTCCGGCTTCTCCGACTGGCGCGCCTATATCAGAACTTGTACGAAATCAGAATGGAAAGCGGACTCCCATGCAGAAACGAATGCCGTTTGA
- the uca gene encoding urea carboxylase, whose product MFKKVLIANRGEIACRIIRTLREMKIGSVAVYSDIDETAAHVLAADEAVRLGPAPAAESYLNIPAILAAARETGAEAIHPGYGFLSENADFARQCEAAGIVFIGPAPEQLVDFGLKHRARELAQRFEVPLVPGSGLLPTAEAALEAARGIGYPVMLKSTAGGGGIGMCVCRSDAELAAGFERIGRLSRNNFKDSGLFVEKYVECSRHIEVQLFGDGRGHVAILGERDCSTQRRNQKVIEETPAPSLPEATRAALHAAARRLGEGVAYRSAGTVEFIYDCRTGDFYFLEVNTRLQVEHGVTEAVFGIDLVKWMIQEAAGNAPFVPGECFTPSGAAMEFRIYAEDPGRNYQPSSGLVTAADFPDGIRCDRWIETGSEVSAWYDPLLAKLIVHGRDRADVIAKSERALAASRVAGFETNLLLLRDVLKLEKFRSGEVSTALLREFAYAAPTFEVLAPGAQTTVQDYPGRLGCWDVGVPPSGPMDDYHFRLANRIVGNAENAPGLEMTLSGATLRFNCKTLIAVTGGDFPLKLNNMPVERNRPCEVHPGDVLKIGVTRCGQRCNLAVRGGIDVPEYLGSRSTFTLGRFGGHGGRALAAGDVLHIGKMTAGEPLTPSAASLPELGSRWEIAVLYGPHGAPDYLTPEDVKTFFDAEWEVHYNSSRTGVRLIGPHFEWARPDGGEAGLHPSNLHDNAYAVGTLDFTGDMPVILGNDGPSLGGFVCPVTVIGAELWKVGLLRSGDRVRFVPVSVEYAARLREYREAVLADPAAACTPPPVPEPVEPVTPVVAEFGGGDEMERIVCRQDGDAYLLLEFGPPVIDLRLRFKVHAWMLRLGELHHPALIDLTPGIRSLQLHFDPAKLPQRELLELLARLAEELKNNRITRVPARIVHLPLSWDDPATRLAIEKYVSTVRPGAPWCCPNNIEFIRRINGLDSVDEVYETVFNARYLVMGLGDVYLGAPVATPLDPRRRLVTTKYNPARTWTPENAVGIGGAYMCVYGMEGPGGYQFVGRTVQMWNRFRVTPEFEAGKPWLLRFFDQVRFYPVGPDELMRMRREFIAGKFHLKIEPAVFDIGEYEAFLHDNAASIHAFEARRRQAFEEEKQRWIANGQLTFETRSGDVVDAAPEAVLKAGEEGVYAPVAGSIWKLNVAAPGTRVKAGEPLAVMESMKTEIAIPAETDCTVTQIFCAAAAEVKSGQCLFAVTV is encoded by the coding sequence ATGTTCAAGAAAGTACTGATCGCAAACCGTGGCGAAATCGCCTGCCGGATCATCCGGACGCTCAGGGAGATGAAGATCGGTTCGGTCGCGGTCTACTCCGACATCGATGAAACCGCCGCGCACGTGCTGGCCGCCGACGAGGCGGTCCGGCTCGGTCCGGCTCCGGCCGCCGAAAGCTACCTCAACATTCCGGCGATTCTCGCCGCCGCGCGGGAAACCGGGGCCGAGGCGATTCATCCCGGCTACGGTTTCCTGAGTGAAAACGCCGATTTCGCCCGGCAGTGCGAAGCGGCCGGAATCGTTTTCATCGGTCCTGCGCCGGAACAGCTGGTCGACTTCGGACTGAAGCACCGGGCGCGGGAACTGGCGCAGCGGTTCGAGGTGCCGCTGGTTCCGGGAAGCGGCCTGCTGCCGACTGCCGAAGCTGCGCTCGAAGCCGCCCGCGGAATCGGTTATCCGGTGATGCTCAAGAGTACGGCGGGCGGCGGCGGCATCGGCATGTGCGTGTGCCGTTCCGACGCGGAACTGGCCGCCGGTTTCGAACGGATCGGCCGCTTGAGCCGCAATAACTTCAAGGACTCCGGGCTGTTCGTCGAGAAGTACGTCGAATGTTCCCGGCATATCGAAGTGCAGCTGTTCGGGGACGGGCGGGGCCATGTCGCGATTCTCGGGGAACGCGACTGCTCCACCCAGCGCCGCAACCAGAAGGTGATTGAGGAGACGCCCGCGCCGAGCCTGCCGGAAGCGACCCGGGCCGCGCTGCACGCCGCCGCCCGCCGCCTCGGTGAAGGGGTCGCCTACCGTTCCGCCGGTACGGTCGAATTCATCTACGACTGCCGGACGGGCGACTTTTATTTCCTCGAAGTCAACACCCGGCTTCAGGTCGAACACGGCGTGACCGAAGCGGTTTTCGGCATCGACCTCGTGAAATGGATGATTCAGGAGGCGGCCGGAAACGCTCCTTTCGTTCCTGGGGAGTGTTTTACGCCCTCCGGCGCGGCGATGGAGTTCCGAATCTACGCAGAGGACCCCGGCAGGAACTACCAGCCGTCGAGCGGCCTTGTGACCGCCGCCGATTTTCCGGACGGAATCCGTTGCGACAGGTGGATCGAAACCGGCTCCGAAGTCAGCGCATGGTACGATCCGCTGCTCGCCAAACTGATCGTGCACGGCCGCGACCGCGCCGACGTGATCGCGAAGTCCGAACGGGCGCTGGCCGCCAGCCGTGTCGCCGGATTTGAAACCAATCTGCTACTGCTGCGCGATGTGCTGAAGCTGGAAAAATTCCGTTCCGGGGAGGTTTCGACCGCTCTGTTGCGGGAGTTCGCCTATGCCGCGCCGACTTTTGAGGTTCTCGCACCGGGCGCGCAGACCACGGTGCAGGATTATCCCGGCCGCCTCGGCTGCTGGGATGTCGGCGTGCCGCCGTCGGGCCCGATGGACGATTACCACTTCCGGCTCGCCAACCGCATCGTCGGGAATGCCGAAAACGCTCCGGGTCTGGAAATGACCCTCTCCGGCGCAACGCTGCGGTTCAACTGCAAGACGCTGATCGCCGTGACGGGCGGCGATTTCCCGCTGAAACTGAACAACATGCCGGTCGAACGCAACCGTCCCTGCGAAGTGCATCCGGGCGATGTGCTGAAGATCGGCGTCACCCGCTGCGGCCAGCGCTGCAACCTCGCCGTGCGCGGCGGCATCGACGTGCCGGAATATCTCGGCAGCCGTTCGACCTTCACGCTCGGCCGTTTCGGCGGTCACGGCGGCCGCGCCCTCGCGGCGGGCGATGTGCTCCACATCGGGAAGATGACCGCCGGGGAACCGCTGACGCCCTCGGCCGCTTCGCTGCCTGAACTCGGCAGCCGCTGGGAGATCGCGGTCCTGTACGGGCCGCACGGCGCGCCGGACTACCTGACCCCGGAAGATGTGAAAACCTTCTTCGATGCGGAGTGGGAGGTGCATTACAACTCCTCGCGCACCGGCGTCCGGCTGATCGGCCCCCATTTTGAATGGGCGCGTCCCGATGGCGGCGAAGCCGGGCTGCACCCCTCCAACCTGCACGACAACGCCTATGCGGTCGGCACGTTGGATTTCACCGGCGACATGCCGGTAATCCTCGGCAACGACGGTCCGAGTCTCGGCGGTTTCGTCTGTCCGGTCACGGTCATCGGCGCCGAACTCTGGAAGGTCGGCCTGCTCCGTAGCGGCGACCGGGTCCGGTTCGTTCCGGTTTCGGTTGAATATGCGGCGCGCCTGCGCGAGTACCGCGAAGCCGTGCTGGCCGATCCCGCTGCCGCCTGTACGCCGCCGCCGGTTCCTGAACCGGTCGAGCCGGTCACTCCGGTCGTCGCCGAATTCGGCGGCGGCGATGAGATGGAGCGCATCGTCTGCCGCCAGGACGGGGATGCGTATCTGCTGCTGGAATTCGGCCCGCCGGTGATCGACCTGCGGCTCCGGTTCAAAGTTCACGCCTGGATGCTGAGGCTCGGAGAGCTGCACCATCCTGCCCTGATCGACCTGACGCCCGGAATCCGCTCTTTGCAGCTTCACTTCGACCCGGCGAAACTGCCGCAGCGGGAGCTGCTGGAACTGCTTGCCCGCCTTGCGGAAGAACTGAAGAACAACCGGATCACCCGTGTCCCGGCCCGGATCGTACATCTGCCGCTGTCATGGGACGATCCCGCCACCCGGCTCGCCATTGAAAAATACGTCAGCACGGTCCGCCCCGGTGCGCCGTGGTGCTGTCCGAACAACATCGAATTCATCCGCCGCATCAACGGGCTGGACTCGGTTGACGAAGTGTATGAGACCGTGTTCAACGCCCGCTATCTGGTGATGGGACTCGGCGATGTCTACCTCGGCGCGCCGGTCGCGACCCCGCTCGATCCGCGCCGCCGCCTCGTGACGACCAAATACAATCCGGCCCGCACCTGGACGCCTGAAAACGCGGTCGGGATCGGCGGCGCCTACATGTGCGTCTACGGCATGGAGGGGCCCGGCGGCTACCAGTTCGTCGGGCGCACCGTACAGATGTGGAACCGGTTTCGCGTCACTCCGGAATTTGAAGCGGGCAAGCCGTGGCTGCTGCGTTTCTTCGATCAGGTCCGTTTCTATCCGGTCGGGCCGGACGAGCTGATGAGGATGCGCCGGGAGTTCATCGCCGGCAAATTCCATTTGAAGATCGAACCGGCGGTTTTCGACATCGGAGAGTACGAAGCGTTTCTGCATGACAATGCCGCATCGATCCACGCCTTCGAAGCTCGCCGCAGGCAGGCTTTCGAGGAGGAAAAACAGCGTTGGATCGCCAACGGCCAGCTCACTTTCGAGACCCGTTCCGGCGATGTCGTCGACGCCGCGCCCGAAGCCGTCCTGAAAGCCGGAGAAGAAGGCGTTTACGCCCCTGTCGCCGGAAGCATCTGGAAGCTGAATGTCGCCGCTCCCGGCACCCGCGTCAAGGCAGGCGAACCACTCGCCGTGATGGAGAGCATGAAAACCGAAATCGCGATTCCCGCAGAGACCGACTGCACAGTCACTCAGATCTTCTGCGCCGCTGCTGCCGAAGTCAAAAGCGGCCAATGCCTTTTCGCCGTCACTGTGTGA
- a CDS encoding DUF1989 domain-containing protein — protein MNPKLKAVERDPAEAVCSAVVKAGTGWLHEVRAGQILRIVDLCGNQSADVLLYNAHDTAERYNVNNTIAAQRSTMIELGTELRSNDDNVMFTVVADTCGEHDTLGSGCSAEGNAIRYTDRTRFMHSCRDTFVRHFSDMPGMSKRDQTCNLNFFTKVQLGTTGSLEFVDGISGPGKYVDLEAKMDVLVLLSNCAQLNNPCNDYNPTPVQMLIWDAEKG, from the coding sequence ATGAATCCGAAACTCAAAGCGGTGGAACGCGATCCGGCCGAGGCCGTCTGCTCTGCCGTGGTCAAGGCCGGAACCGGCTGGCTGCATGAGGTCCGGGCCGGACAGATCCTGCGGATCGTCGACCTGTGCGGCAACCAGTCGGCGGATGTGCTGCTCTACAATGCGCACGACACCGCCGAGCGTTACAATGTGAACAACACCATTGCGGCGCAGCGCAGCACGATGATCGAGCTCGGCACCGAACTGCGTTCCAACGACGACAATGTGATGTTCACGGTCGTGGCCGATACCTGCGGTGAGCACGACACGCTCGGCAGCGGCTGTTCGGCGGAGGGCAATGCAATCCGTTACACCGACCGCACCCGCTTCATGCACAGCTGCCGCGACACCTTCGTGCGCCACTTTTCGGACATGCCCGGCATGAGCAAGCGCGACCAGACCTGCAACCTGAACTTCTTCACCAAAGTTCAGCTCGGCACGACGGGGAGCCTCGAATTTGTGGACGGCATCTCCGGCCCGGGCAAATACGTGGATCTCGAAGCGAAGATGGACGTGCTGGTGCTGCTCTCCAACTGTGCGCAGCTGAACAATCCCTGCAACGACTACAACCCGACTCCGGTGCAAATGCTCATCTGGGATGCCGAGAAAGGATAA
- a CDS encoding ABC transporter permease — MTLRQGCFAIRKKLTRRQEGTLLVLSFVLPLALWAAVSYTPFLYHPDMRITDAGDSLLCAPGDRIDRSGFERENKAILENGGVPMRGVRANPAWLPAPHEVAAALVTAFKTPPRRDGEPWFHQSIAHSIRVVFLGFLLSSLLGVPLGILCGAFPFFERLFEPVVEFIRYFPAPVFATLAVAILGINDAPKVAIIVIGTFFQQLPMIANTTRQADPALIEAAQTLGAGRKRILMRVVIPSVLPKLYKDMRILLGWAWTYLIVAEVVGTTTGISWFITQQAKYRNFANVYAAIVIIGCIGLACDMFLAWFAKQIFPWEAGCRTRLYRIFAEVFGPRDQVFSFTLKKHSPENVEE, encoded by the coding sequence ATGACTTTGCGGCAAGGATGCTTCGCCATCCGCAAAAAACTGACCCGGCGACAGGAAGGGACGCTTCTGGTGCTGTCGTTCGTGCTGCCGCTCGCATTGTGGGCGGCGGTCAGCTACACTCCCTTCCTCTATCATCCGGACATGCGGATCACGGATGCGGGCGACAGCCTGCTCTGCGCGCCCGGCGACCGGATCGACCGTTCGGGGTTCGAGCGGGAAAACAAGGCGATTCTCGAAAACGGCGGCGTCCCGATGCGGGGCGTCCGGGCCAATCCGGCCTGGCTGCCCGCGCCGCACGAGGTGGCGGCCGCGCTGGTGACCGCATTCAAGACGCCGCCGCGGCGCGACGGGGAGCCGTGGTTCCATCAGAGCATCGCGCACAGCATCCGGGTGGTGTTCCTCGGGTTCCTGCTGTCGTCGCTGCTGGGAGTGCCGCTCGGCATCCTGTGCGGGGCGTTCCCGTTCTTCGAGCGGCTGTTCGAGCCGGTGGTGGAATTCATCCGCTACTTTCCGGCCCCGGTTTTTGCTACTCTGGCGGTCGCAATTCTCGGGATCAACGATGCGCCGAAGGTCGCGATCATCGTGATCGGCACCTTTTTCCAACAGCTGCCGATGATCGCCAATACCACGCGGCAGGCCGATCCGGCGCTGATCGAAGCGGCCCAGACGCTCGGAGCAGGCCGCAAGCGCATTCTGATGCGGGTGGTCATCCCGTCGGTGCTGCCGAAACTCTACAAGGACATGCGCATCCTGCTCGGCTGGGCGTGGACCTATCTGATCGTCGCGGAGGTGGTCGGCACCACGACCGGCATCAGCTGGTTCATCACCCAGCAGGCCAAATACCGGAATTTCGCGAACGTCTACGCGGCGATCGTGATCATCGGCTGCATCGGCCTTGCCTGCGACATGTTCCTCGCGTGGTTCGCAAAACAAATTTTTCCGTGGGAGGCCGGCTGCCGGACCCGGCTCTACCGGATCTTCGCGGAGGTCTTCGGTCCCCGCGACCAGGTGTTCAGCTTCACCCTGAAAAAACATTCGCCGGAAAACGTGGAGGAGTAA
- a CDS encoding ABC transporter ATP-binding protein has protein sequence MEPLPDYKQMTPEVRDRFVRLKRRPVIMEGIRVCKEFPASDGPRTVLKDVSFRLRHREFLSIIGPSGCGKSTLIRILAGLETATSGEILLDGKAVTKPGAERGMVFQKYTLFPWLTVCRNVMFGLETAGYSRDGAENMALQWLDIIGLEKYADYYPGQLSGGMQQRVAIARALAPQPRVLLMDEPFGALDAQTRAQMQNYLLEVWHNIDITVIFVTHDLDEAVYLSDRILALKANPGEVNEVIEVPVPRPRAPDMLLSPEFQATRRHIDELINPNRRAQKPDFKIINMVGTRNYL, from the coding sequence ATGGAACCATTGCCCGACTACAAGCAAATGACTCCCGAGGTGCGCGACCGTTTCGTCCGGCTGAAGCGGCGTCCGGTAATCATGGAGGGAATCCGCGTATGCAAGGAGTTTCCCGCCTCTGACGGCCCCCGGACGGTCCTGAAGGATGTCAGTTTCCGGCTGCGCCACCGCGAATTTCTTTCGATCATCGGTCCCTCCGGCTGCGGCAAATCGACGCTGATCCGGATCCTGGCCGGACTTGAAACCGCGACTTCCGGAGAAATCCTGCTGGACGGCAAAGCGGTCACGAAACCGGGCGCGGAGCGCGGAATGGTGTTTCAGAAATACACCCTGTTCCCGTGGCTGACGGTCTGCCGGAACGTGATGTTCGGCCTTGAAACCGCCGGTTACAGCCGCGACGGCGCCGAAAACATGGCGCTGCAATGGCTGGACATCATCGGTCTGGAAAAATATGCGGACTACTACCCCGGCCAGCTTTCCGGCGGCATGCAGCAGCGTGTCGCGATCGCCCGCGCCCTTGCGCCCCAGCCGCGGGTGCTGCTGATGGACGAACCCTTCGGCGCACTGGATGCGCAGACCCGCGCCCAGATGCAGAACTACCTGCTGGAGGTCTGGCACAACATCGACATCACGGTCATTTTCGTGACCCACGACCTCGACGAGGCAGTCTATCTGTCGGACCGGATTCTGGCGTTGAAAGCGAATCCGGGCGAGGTCAACGAAGTGATCGAAGTGCCGGTTCCCCGGCCGCGCGCCCCGGACATGCTGCTGTCGCCGGAGTTTCAGGCGACGCGGCGCCACATCGACGAACTGATCAACCCGAACCGCCGGGCGCAGAAGCCCGACTTCAAAATCATCAATATGGTCGGAACCAGAAACTACCTGTAA
- a CDS encoding urea amidolyase associated protein UAAP1, producing MENNLALLTETVIDGGWNYSRIVKRGQLLRLTDLEGGANVSAMFYNAGNFSERFNLGDTLKIQHICRLTKHCCIYSDMGRILMSVPEDTCGWHDMLCGCTHAALIEKRFGQKEYQEAHNDFYRNGYDSLLVELGKHGMTKRDVTEIINFFSKVTVDEKGAMTFVPGNSPAGSHVDLRAEMDTLVVLDTGMHPLNPATEYPRKPVRAALYACEPGRKDDPCFTWCPENERGFAATSLYNL from the coding sequence ATGGAAAACAATCTTGCCCTGCTCACCGAAACCGTAATCGACGGCGGCTGGAATTATTCCCGGATCGTGAAGCGCGGCCAGCTGCTGCGCCTGACCGATCTGGAAGGCGGAGCCAACGTATCGGCGATGTTCTACAACGCCGGAAACTTTTCGGAACGGTTCAATCTCGGCGATACGCTGAAAATCCAGCATATCTGCCGCCTGACGAAACACTGCTGCATCTACTCCGACATGGGACGCATCCTGATGAGCGTGCCGGAAGACACCTGCGGCTGGCACGACATGCTCTGCGGCTGCACCCATGCCGCGCTGATCGAGAAGCGGTTCGGCCAAAAGGAGTATCAGGAAGCGCACAACGACTTCTACCGCAACGGTTACGATTCTCTGCTCGTCGAACTGGGCAAACACGGCATGACCAAGCGGGACGTGACCGAAATCATCAACTTCTTCAGCAAGGTCACGGTCGATGAAAAAGGGGCGATGACCTTCGTGCCGGGCAATTCTCCGGCGGGAAGCCATGTGGACCTGCGGGCCGAGATGGATACGCTGGTGGTGCTCGATACCGGCATGCATCCGCTGAATCCGGCGACCGAATATCCGCGCAAACCGGTCAGAGCGGCGCTCTACGCGTGCGAACCCGGCCGCAAAGACGATCCGTGCTTCACCTGGTGCCCGGAAAACGAACGCGGATTCGCCGCCACCTCGCTCTACAACCTGTAA
- a CDS encoding ABC transporter substrate-binding protein encodes MKWFRHFLLTATAVVAAAVSAADEPVLRIGYSDWPGWTAWEIADKKGFFAKHGVNVKLEWFEYGPQMDAFAVGRIDAAGISNGDAMVLNASGARNIIIMINDYSNGNDKIVGAPGIGSIRELKGRKIGVEIGCLSHMLLMNALAKNGMTEKDVTLVNMPTHQAAQTLASGDVAAIVAWQPNSGAALELVKGSRELYTSADEPGIIYDTLAVSAESLLKHRAEWSKVVAAWYDVIDYLNDPANRDEAMKILAARVGVTPEKYATYMKGTRFLTAGEAMKIFRKADGFGSVYGSSAITDKFFVDNKIYKENVNISRCIDPSFTRAYLKGKK; translated from the coding sequence ATGAAATGGTTCAGACATTTTCTACTGACGGCGACGGCCGTGGTCGCGGCCGCCGTGTCCGCCGCCGATGAACCGGTATTGCGCATCGGTTACAGCGACTGGCCGGGCTGGACCGCATGGGAGATCGCCGACAAGAAGGGGTTTTTCGCAAAACACGGCGTCAACGTGAAGCTGGAATGGTTCGAATACGGCCCGCAGATGGATGCGTTCGCAGTGGGACGGATCGATGCGGCAGGCATCTCCAACGGCGATGCGATGGTGCTCAACGCCTCCGGCGCACGCAACATCATCATCATGATCAACGATTATTCCAACGGCAATGACAAGATCGTCGGCGCGCCCGGCATCGGTTCGATCAGAGAGCTGAAGGGCAGGAAGATCGGCGTCGAAATCGGCTGTCTGAGCCACATGCTGCTGATGAACGCGCTCGCGAAGAACGGCATGACGGAAAAAGATGTGACGCTGGTCAACATGCCGACCCACCAGGCGGCGCAGACTCTCGCCTCCGGCGACGTTGCGGCGATCGTCGCGTGGCAGCCGAATTCCGGGGCGGCGCTCGAACTGGTCAAAGGTTCCCGGGAACTTTACACCAGCGCCGACGAACCCGGCATCATCTACGACACGCTGGCGGTTTCGGCGGAGAGTTTGCTGAAACACCGCGCCGAGTGGAGCAAGGTCGTCGCGGCGTGGTATGACGTAATCGACTACCTGAACGATCCGGCCAACCGGGACGAAGCGATGAAAATCCTGGCCGCGCGGGTCGGCGTGACGCCGGAAAAATATGCGACCTATATGAAGGGGACCCGGTTTCTGACCGCCGGCGAGGCGATGAAAATCTTCCGCAAGGCGGACGGTTTCGGTTCGGTCTACGGTTCCAGCGCGATTACAGACAAGTTCTTCGTCGACAACAAAATCTATAAAGAGAACGTAAACATCTCCCGCTGCATCGACCCGAGTTTCACCCGGGCGTACCTGAAGGGGAAGAAATAA